In Dromaius novaehollandiae isolate bDroNov1 chromosome 2, bDroNov1.hap1, whole genome shotgun sequence, one DNA window encodes the following:
- the HAS2 gene encoding hyaluronan synthase 2, with protein sequence MYCERFICILRILGTTLFGVSLLLGITAAYIVGYQFIQTDNYYFSFGLYGAILASHLIIQSLFAFLEHRKMKRSLETPIKLNKTVALCIAAYQEDPDYLRKCLLSVKRLTYPGIKVVMVIDGNSEDDVYMMDIFTEIMGRDKSATYVWRNNFHDKGPGETDESHRESMQHVSQLVLSNKSVCIMQKWGGKREVMYTAFKALGRSVDYVQVCDSDTMLDPASSVEMVKVLEEDPMVGGVGGDVQILNKYDSWISFLSSVRYWMAFNIERACQSYFGCVQCISGPLGMYRNSLLHEFVEDWYNQEFMGSQCSFGDDRHLTNRVLSLGYATKYTARSKCLTETPIEYLRWLNQQTRWSKSYFREWLYNAMWFHKHHLWMTYEAVITGFFPFFLIATVIQLFYRGKIWNILLFLLTVQLVGLIKSSFASFLRGNIVMVFMSLYSVLYMSSLLPAKMFAIATINKAGWGTSGRKTIVVNFIGLIPVSIWFTILLGGVIFTIYKESKKPFSESKQTVLIIGTILYACYWVMLLTLYLVLITKCGRRKKEQHYDMVLDV encoded by the exons ATGTATTGTGAGAGGTTTATATGTATCCTGAGAATACTTGGAACCACGCTCTTCGGGGTGTCCCTCCTGCTCGGGATCACCGCTGCTTACATTGTTGGCTACCAGTTTATCCAAACGGACAATTACTATTTCTCCTTTGGACTCTATGGTGCTATCCTGGCATCACATCTCATCATCCAAAGCCTGTTTGCCTTCCTAGAGCACAGGAAAATGAAGCGGTCGCTAGAGACTCCAATCAAGCTGAACAAAACAGTTGCCCTTTGTATTGCTGCCTATCAAGAGGATCCTGACTACTTAAGAAAATGTTTACTTTCTGTGAAAAGATTGACCTACCCTGGAATTAAAGTTGTTATGGTCATTGATGGGAACTCGGAAGACGACGTTTACATGATGGACATTTTTACGGAAATCATGGGTAGGGACAAATCTGCCACTTATGTCTGGAGGAATAACTTCCATGACAAAGGTCCAGGTGAGACAGACGAGTCTCACAGAGAGAGCATGCAGCATGTATCTCAGCTGGTCCTGTCCAACAAAAGTGTTTGCATCATGCAGAAATGGGGTGGAAAAAGAGAAGTAATGTACACAGCATTCAAAGCACTGGGGAGAAGCGTGGATTATGTACAG GTCTGTGATTCAGATACAATGCTTGATCCAGCCTCATCAGTGGAGATGGTAAAGGTTTTAGAAGAAGATCCAATGGTTGGAGGAGTTGGAGGTGATGTGCAG ATTTTGAACAAATATGATTCCTGGATCTCCTTTCTGAGCAGCGTGAGGTACTGGATGGCATTTAACATAGAAAGAGCCTGTCAGTCCTATTTTGGCTGCGTACAGTGCATCAGTGGACCTCTGGGAATGTACAGAAATTCGTTACTCCATGAATTTGTGGAAGACTGGTACAATCAAGAATTTATGGGCTCCCAGTGCAGCTTTGGAGATGACAGGCATCTAACTAACCGAGTGCTAAGTCTGGGCTATGCAACAAAGTACACAGCTAGATCCAAGTGCCTTACCGAAACACCGATAGAGTATCTCAGGTGGCTGAATCAGCAGACCCGCTGGAGTAAATCGTACTTTAGAGAGTGGCTTTATAATGCGATGTGGTTCCACAAGCATCATTTGTGGATGACTTACGAAGCTGTAATCACTggattctttcctttcttccttatcGCCACAGTCATTCAGCTCTTCTACAGGGGAAAAATCTGGAACATCCTCCTTTTCTTGTTGACAGTTCAGTTAGTGGGCCTGATAAAGTCTTCCTTTGCCAGCTTCCTTAGGGGGAACATTGTCATGGTTTTCATGTCACTCTACTCAGTGTTGTACATGTCGAGTTTACTGCCAGCAAAGATGTTTGCAATTGCCACGATAAACAAAGCAGGGTGGGGCACGTCAGGAAGAAAAACCATTGTAGTCAATTTTATAGGACTCATTCCAGTCTCCATTTGGTTTACAATCCTCCTAGGTGGCGTAATTTTCACTATCTACAAGGAAtcaaaaaagccattttctgaGTCGAAACAGACGGTTCTCATCATTGGCACAATACTCTATGCATGTTACTGGGTTATGCTTTTGACTTTGTACTTGGTTCTAATCACCAAATGTGGCAGGCGGAAGAAAGAGCAACACTATGATATGGTGCTAGACGTATGA